ACTGTTCAGCCTGGCCAATTGATTAAAGAAGGGCAAACACTCGTATCAGTAGTAAGCAAAGAAAAGTGGGTGATGGCAAACTACAAAGAAACCCAAATTGGAAAAATAACTGTCGGACAACGGGTAACTTTTAAGGCTGATGCAAGTGGCGATCGCGTGTTTAATGGTACCATCGAATCTTTTTCTCCTGCCAGTGGAGCAAGGTTCTCCTTGCTCCCTCCGGATAATGCTACCGGCAATTTTGTAAAAATTGAACAGCGCATCCCCGTACGAATCAAATTAACTGACCCAGAAAAAGAAACAAACTTTTTACGTGCCGGAATGAATGTTATCGTAATTGCTAACCATCAACACTAAATATGTCTGCCAATAGCGTATTCAAGCCCTGGGTTCCCAACTGGGGCATAAAAGCGGTGCTGATCTTCTGCATGTTACATTCTATGGTTTTGTTGGGACTTTACACGGCCAATATGACTTACTCTGCAAGCTTTTTAGATGTTGAGGTTGAAGACATGCAGTATGCAATGAGCATTACTTATGGGACCTTTCTGGCTACCATTATGATCGAAAGTCGCATTTTTAAGTTCTTCCCTACCCGGAATTACTTTATGACCATTTACTTTCTGGCGGCCCTTACTTTTATCATTTCTGGTTATACACATGATTATGTCCTTTTTATTATGCTCAGGATGGCCGAGGGCGTATTGATGGCGCTACCCTGGATCCCACTACGGATGTTGCTGTTAACAAGGTTTAAATCTAAAAATGCAATTATCATTGTCTTCTCACTCACTTACGGTTCGCTTTTAATTGCCTCTCCATTTATTATGAACATCGTGGTCTGGCTATTGGAAAATTATGACTGGAAATATATGGCCTACGGATCAGCGTTTTTTCAGTTTCTGTGCGTTGCATTGATATTGCTAACCTTTAATGGTCACCGTTTTCATAAAAAGACACCTTTATATCAGGTAGACTGGGCTAGTTTCATATTGTTCCATGCTGCCATATTATGCGGAGCATTTGTATTGGTTTATGGAGAAAAGAAGTATTGGTTCCAATCTACGCAAATCATTATTGCCACCCTAGTTACAGTTGTAACTGCAGCCTTATTTACAGTAAGACAATTATTGGTTAAGCGCCCATGCTTTGACATGGCAGTGTTTCGCTATGCAAATTTAAGAACAGGCTTAGCCCTGTTTATTATATTTTACATCTCAAGGGCTACATTAAACATCTGTCACAGTACCATGAGCAAGGTATGGAACTGGGAACCTATCAGAATAGCACATGTACAATATTTAAATGCAGCAGGTAACATAATAGGCATTGCCATTGCAGGAGTACTGTTGTCGCGAGTGGTAGCTACCCGATATATTTTTATCCTGGGATTTTCCTTAATGGCGATTTACCACCTTTGGTTTACCTTTCTATTTGTGTCAGATGCTTCTTTATCTCATATCATCTTCCCTTATATACTACAAGGTGTAGCCGTTGGAATACTCTTCGTCCCCCTGGTATTGTTTACTGTTTCCTCGGTTCCCACTCCATTGGCTCCATTCTCAGGAACGGTTGGTGTAACGGGGAGATTTTTGGGAAGTACAATAGGTTTTTGTCTTATGCAAAACCTTCAGGTTTATTTTGAGCAAAATCATAGAACCAAACTTCAACAGTTTATAAGGCCGGATGATCCTGTTATTCAGGATAAAATGACGCAGTATACCCAAAACTTTTTAGGTAAGGGCTTCTCAACCAGTGAAGCCAACACATTGGCTCTGCAACAAATTACCAGGCAAATATCAAAACAAGCCATGCTGTTATCCAACATGGAAATATTTACTATAGTTGGTATAGGATTGATCATTATTGTTGCCCTTATACTATTCAATCAACATCTGAGGCAAACTTTCGATATTTTCAGAAACAAGCTTTGGGGAGCTTGATAGGTCTACCCCTTTCTGATGAGAAGACAAAGATTACACCTATTGATGAAGGTTTCGACTTTCTAAGTTTCAATATACGCAGGTTCGAGAATGGGCATTAAATATCTTTGTATTTAAATCCTCAAAAAAAATGGTCTCAATTAAATTTTTTATATATTGTCTCTAGTTACTCCATTATTCTACTAAAAGAAAAATCATGAAATTACGTTCTCACCTTAAAATCTGTCTTCTAAGCCATGTATTCCTAATTCATACTCAACAAGGCACGTCACTTGCAGGAACAGCTTCAGATACAAACGACTTATCGACGAAACAGGATGGCAGTGACTGGAAAAATTCCATGAAAATAAGAATTATTATACTTTGCCTCTTTTTATCTTCTTTTTCTAACTTTAGTTATTCTCAAAAAATCTCAAAATTTCATCAACTCTACCAACGGGGTGATGATTATAAGAAATCAAGTAGTTTCAATCTTGCAGAAAAGACCTATCTTCAAGCATTAACCATCTATTCCGGTAACCCAGATCTATACATCGATCTAATTTCGGTTCTTCTTCATCAGCAGAAAAACAACGAAGCAGAAAAATATCTAAAATCAGGCATTTTAAAAGGAGCAAACATAGATAAACTACTGAATGACAGCGCTATTAATAAAAAATTCAAAGAAAGTACTAGTTGGGCGAAGATATATGACATTTACAGGAAAGAATATAATTCTTCAATCCCTTTTCAGGAAGAGCGACTAAAGCTCGTCACTTTACTGCAAAAAGATCAAGATGTGAGAAATTTAATGGAGTATTTTCCCGAACTAAAAAGAGATTCTATAGTTCATTCTTCAGATATAGAAAACAGCGAACAGGTATATGCTATTGTTAAAAAAATTGGCTTCCCAGACCGCGATAAAGTTGGAGAAGATGGCGCAGTTGCAATGTATATTCTCCTCTCCCACTTACTTAACGATGGTCTTAAAGACAAAGATGACCTGGAATACTTTGAACCATTAATCAAAATCTCCGTACTCAAAGGAACTTTTGAGCCCTTTTGGATGGCCAACCTTGTAGACCGGAACCAGGTAATCAGAGGTTTAAAACAGATTTATGGGTCCTATTGGGAATATGATTCAAAATCAGGAAAAAGAATTATAACCCCTGTTGAGCAAATCGAAAACGTAGACCAAAAAAGAGCAGAAATTGGATTGGCCCCACTAAAAACCGTTCAAGCCCTCGGATTAGTTCTTCCTTCTAATTATAAAAACTAAGTAAATGGTGCTCATTAATTCAAATGATGCTGACGTTACTACAAAAAACGTTACTTACTGGTTGTACTATTACGGGATACTTTTTAAGCGGATCAATTATTCTGATGATATCAGCATCCAGGATTTCAAACTTTCTAATCAGACCATAAGCTTTAGCCTTGTTTTAAATGAAAAAATTCATTCATCAGATATCTCCTTTTTTTGGTATAGACGAGGGGTGAACGTTGCCAAATAGTTGAGAATAAGCTTAGCGGTACGTCCTGAAGCGCCTGCTGTACCCATTTTTGCAGATAGCTCTTTATAATCGCTAAGCATTTGCGTTCTTTCAACTCCGCTGAGTATCTCCTTAAGCACATTGGTAATATTTGTCGTATTGCAATCGTTCTGGATCAACTCCGTAACTACGGCCCTATCCATGATTAAATTAACGAGAGATATAAATCTGATTTTGACTAATGCCCGGGCGATAGCCACAGAAATAGCCCCACCTCTGTAAACTACAACCTGAGGTACATGAAACAAAGCAGTTTCGAGTGTAGCTGTACCCGATGCAACAATTGCTGCTTTGGCTACATGAAGCAGGTTATAGGTTTGTGCAAAGACCAAAGTTACATTATCCGATTTAATAAATTGTTTATAATAGGCTTCATCAAAACTCGGTGCTGCTGCAACTACGAAACGATAACCAGGGAAACTTTGTGTAACACTAAGCATATCCGGCAATAATCGCTCTATCTCCTGTTTACGGCTACCCGGCAATAAGGCTATCACATCCCCTTCGAGATGATATTTTTTGCGAAACTCCATGTCTGGCGTAAACTGTGCAATTTCATCCAGCAATGGATTGCCCACATAATCTACCTCCATACCCCAGCTTTTATAAAAATCGACTTCGAAAGGCAAAATACAGAATAGCTTATCTACGATCCGTTTTATTTTAAGTACTCGCTTCTGGTTCCAGGCCCAAACTTTTGGTGAAATATAATAGCAAACTTTAATGCCGTTGGCTTTGGCGAACTCGGCAATCTTTAAATTGAAACCGGGAAAATCAATGAGGATCAGTACATCTGGTTTATAAGCCAGGATAGCAGCTTTGCAGGCTTTTAGATTTTTAAAAATGGTACGCAAGTTTAAAAGCACTTCGGTAAAGCCCATAAAAGCCATTTCGGAATAATGTTTATCCAGTATTCCACCTTCGGCCAGCATTTTATTGCCCCCATAATACCTAAAATCAGCTTTTGCATCTTCAGCCTTTAATGCCTTCATTAAATTAGCGCCATGCAAATCTCCTGAAGCCTCTCCTGCTACTAAATAATACCTCATGACTGGGTTATTTTATAAAAAAAGAATGCAAAGGCCCATAGGAAAGTAGCACTGATAATGCCCCGACCAATATTGTCCTTATTTAATTTAAAAAAGTAATGCATAAATACTGCATTCACGGCAATACATCCGATCAGCAACAAATCAGCTTTTGCTAAAAAAGCAAATCTATGCATCAGGTACCATACTCCCGAAAGTAATATTCCGGGTATCACTAACCCGATACCCAAGCCAATAAATACAGAATTTTTTATTTGTGCTAAGCGATTC
This is a stretch of genomic DNA from Candidatus Pedobacter colombiensis. It encodes these proteins:
- a CDS encoding MFS transporter, which codes for MSANSVFKPWVPNWGIKAVLIFCMLHSMVLLGLYTANMTYSASFLDVEVEDMQYAMSITYGTFLATIMIESRIFKFFPTRNYFMTIYFLAALTFIISGYTHDYVLFIMLRMAEGVLMALPWIPLRMLLLTRFKSKNAIIIVFSLTYGSLLIASPFIMNIVVWLLENYDWKYMAYGSAFFQFLCVALILLTFNGHRFHKKTPLYQVDWASFILFHAAILCGAFVLVYGEKKYWFQSTQIIIATLVTVVTAALFTVRQLLVKRPCFDMAVFRYANLRTGLALFIIFYISRATLNICHSTMSKVWNWEPIRIAHVQYLNAAGNIIGIAIAGVLLSRVVATRYIFILGFSLMAIYHLWFTFLFVSDASLSHIIFPYILQGVAVGILFVPLVLFTVSSVPTPLAPFSGTVGVTGRFLGSTIGFCLMQNLQVYFEQNHRTKLQQFIRPDDPVIQDKMTQYTQNFLGKGFSTSEANTLALQQITRQISKQAMLLSNMEIFTIVGIGLIIIVALILFNQHLRQTFDIFRNKLWGA
- the lpxB gene encoding lipid-A-disaccharide synthase, which codes for MRYYLVAGEASGDLHGANLMKALKAEDAKADFRYYGGNKMLAEGGILDKHYSEMAFMGFTEVLLNLRTIFKNLKACKAAILAYKPDVLILIDFPGFNLKIAEFAKANGIKVCYYISPKVWAWNQKRVLKIKRIVDKLFCILPFEVDFYKSWGMEVDYVGNPLLDEIAQFTPDMEFRKKYHLEGDVIALLPGSRKQEIERLLPDMLSVTQSFPGYRFVVAAAPSFDEAYYKQFIKSDNVTLVFAQTYNLLHVAKAAIVASGTATLETALFHVPQVVVYRGGAISVAIARALVKIRFISLVNLIMDRAVVTELIQNDCNTTNITNVLKEILSGVERTQMLSDYKELSAKMGTAGASGRTAKLILNYLATFTPRLYQKKEISDE
- a CDS encoding stationary phase survival protein SurE, translating into MTLGNRLAQIKNSVFIGLGIGLVIPGILLSGVWYLMHRFAFLAKADLLLIGCIAVNAVFMHYFFKLNKDNIGRGIISATFLWAFAFFFYKITQS